Proteins encoded by one window of Dioscorea cayenensis subsp. rotundata cultivar TDr96_F1 chromosome 20, TDr96_F1_v2_PseudoChromosome.rev07_lg8_w22 25.fasta, whole genome shotgun sequence:
- the LOC120251384 gene encoding protein ALP1-like yields the protein MDNWIVNDCVRPLVAAFTTVVVVVACIIEDMHVSKPGRSKEPSMFRDLTRKKHMERILRSGRDYCVSYLKMDVGPFMHLASIMRDKHLLQDTRHISVEEQLAIFLHIVGHNTKNRTMRIEFVRSGETISRYFNCVLRAVYAVRDDFVHSPSSTSHPKIECNPNWYPFFKDCIGLLDGTHIDASVPPEEMPRFRGRKGPTQNVLVVVNPDLQFTYVLAGWEGSANDFTVLKDALARPQPEGLKLIEGRRPSTSELIYYTNEQLTGVIIVGKYYLVDAGYTTMQGFIAPYRGVRYHLKEHSGRSPTNPKELFNLRHSMLRSRVERAFAILKNLFKILTSHPFFPFRTQVKLVLACCILHNYIAGADPNDMLMHEETTQNDEQIMSTQPRSQREQREENRAWIELRDKIANDMWMTYSSFL from the exons ATGGATAACTGGATTGTTAATGACTGTGTAAGGCCGTTGGTTGCCGCGTTTACTACCGTTGTTGTGGTTGTTGCTTGCATAATTGAGGATATGCATGTCTCTAAGCCAGGGAGAAGTAAGGAACCGTCCATGTTTCGAGACTTGACTAGGAAAAAACATATGGAGCGTATTTTAAGGAGTGGTCGTGATTATTGCGTGAGCTATCTTAAGATGGACGTAGGTCCTTTTATGCATCTAGCCTCGATCATGCGTGACAAGCATCTCCTTCAGGACACACGGCACATATCTGTGGAGGAACAGTTGGCAATTTTCTTACATATTGTTGGTCATAACACAAAAAATAGGACTATGAGAATTGAGTTTGTCCGATCCGGGGAGACAATTAGTAGATATTTTAATTGCGTGCTCAGAGCTGTTTATGCTGTTCGAGATGATTTTGTTCATTCCCCTAGCTCCACTTCTCACCCAAAAATTGAATGTAATCCCAACTGGTATCCATTCTTCAAA GACTGTATAGGGTTGTTAGATGGGACGCACATTGATGCGTCCGTCCCACCTGAAGAAATGCCTCGGTTTCGTGGTCGTAAAGGCCCAACCCAGAATGTGTTGGTTGTTGTTAATCCTGATTTGCAGTTCACTTATGTGTTGGCGGGTTGGGAGGGATCAGCGAATGACTTCACTGTTTTAAAAGATGCACTAGCAAGACCACAACCTGAAGGATTAAAATTGATAGAAGGTAGGAGACCGAGTACTAGTGAATTAATATATTACACGAACGAACAATTGACAGGTGTCATTATTGTAGGGAAGTATTATCTTGTAGACGCTGGTTATACTACTATGCAAGGGTTCATAGCACCGTATCGAGGTGTTAGGTATCACCTGAAAGAACACAGTGGAAGATCACCAACAAATCCAAAAGAATTGTTCAACCTTCGACACTCGATGCTACGGTCTCGTGTAGAGCGTGCTTTCGCAATCTTGAAAAATCTTTTCAAGATTCTTACATCACACCCTTTCTTCCCTTTTAGGACACAAGTTAAATTAGTTCTTGCATGTTGCATATTGCATAACTATATAGCAGGTGCTGACCCAAACGATATGTTGATGCATGAAGAAACCACACAAAATGATGAGCAAATCATGTCAACACAGCCCCGGTCACAGCGAGAGCAACGGGAAGAGAATCGGGCTTGGATTGAACTTAGAGACAAGATAGCAAACGACATGTGGATGACTTATAGTAGTTTTCTTTGA